TGGGTGCAGTATACTTTACTTATATAAAACTTTTAAAAGGATTCAAAAGCGAAAGTTCAAAAGTAGAAACACAAATTGAAAAACTTGTCGGAGTAGAATTAATTAGACTTGATCTTGAACATATAGGCTATGGAATAGCAGAAGATGAAACGTCTTTAATTATTAATTGGAATTCAAACAACAAAACACTAACCTTAAGAAGTACCATTAACAACACAAGGAAAGAAACCCTCGGATGGTTTTATGTTGACTGTACAGGTGGAACAGGATGTAACGCAACCATATCTTCCCTCCCTGTAAAAGGGCAGTCTTACTATGTATGCTTTATGGATGCCATTGATAAAATGTCGAGAGGAAAAGGAATCGTAAACGTTGACCAAAGCGGTGGACTTTCTTTTAGTAGCACTCCAAGTGGTGGCTCAGGAAAATACATTGGTTTTCCTGTAACAGAAGAAGTATATAACAACATAGCAAACGGATGTAATGTAGGTTACTGCAATATAGTCCAGTTTGCTTTATCTAATTCGAATTTACCAAATTATTGCAATGTAAACACCTACAATCTACTAAGAAGAGTTGGTGCCCAAGCTATAAATGAAAGTGGTGGAAATCCTTTGATAAACTGTGTAGCAGACTATACTGTAACATTTGATCTTGACACAGATGGAGACGGAACAGTAGATCAACATGGCTATTCTTTACCTGCGGTAGATAAAAATGGCAATGGTATTGATAACGACGAGATCAGGACACAGCTAAAAAGAATAAATTTTTACATTCTTATTCAGGAAGGTTTAAAAAATCCGAAATATAATTTTTCCAACGTAAAATCATGCGGAGCAGACATCTGTATAAATGGAATAGATGTTGATCTGGTTTTACCCGATAACTACCAATACTACAACTGGAAAGCCATAAAAATATCAGCTAAACCGATGGATTTATAAATGGGGATTAATATGAAAAATGAAAAAGGAATAGCATTGCTAACAACTCTGATTTTAGGGCTTGTTGCTGTTGTCTTTATCAGTGTTTTACTTTATATTTTGTCTACAGGTACGAGAATGTCAGGAATGATAGGCAGATACACAACCTCTTTAGAAGCAGCAAAAGGAGGAGCTGACCTTGTGATAACAAAAATTATTAATGATGATATAAAATGTGGTGGAAATGCCTGTACACCTTGTCCAGACACGCCGAACACAAACTGTAAAATAGATCTGCAGGTTTCAAATCTAGGTGGTTATAATTTAAGTGCATATCTAATTGGGGAAGACTCAACTATCTACGCAGGCACAGCATATAGGATCTATGCTATAAAGGTTATAGCAACCAAACCAAATTCAGATGAAAAAGCTGAAATAGAGTTTGTTTATAAGATTGAGTAACTTAAAAATTTGTATACTTCTGTGAACAAGAATCAAATGTAGCGGTCCAGTTTTTTAACTCAGAATGTCTTCCTATAAGGAAGATCCTTGTTGAACCATCTGAACAGCCATTTTGTGTTATTCTCCATTCAATTATAACATCCCTTGAAACATTTATAGCATTTGTTATTGTATTATACCCATCATTTAAATCACAAGAAATGGGTCCTGGACCGCAACTTCCATTACTTGGAAAACTCTTATATGAAGAAATAAAACCAATTATCATTGTTAGTGAATTTTTCAAATCATTTCTCACTACATTTCTATATGCAGATTTTTTTAAATTTGTATATTGTATTATAGCTATTGAGACTAATACAGCAATAATTGCTATAACTACTAACAATTCTACAAGTGTAAAACCAGATTTCTTTCTAATCATTTTTTATTTGATATTAGAGGGGGACCCCCCCCTTTTTTAATTAGAAATTTGTATACTGTCCAGTACAAGAATCATAAGAAGCTGTCCAATTACCAATTTCGCTATGACTTCCTTGAACTTGAATCTGTGTACTACCGTCATTACATCCATTCGCAGTAATCGTCCATGTAACTGTCACATTTCTGGATACATTAATAGCATTTGTCATAGTATTTGTTCCGTCTGTTAAATCACATTGAGCAGGTCCAGGTCCACAGTTACCGTTATTAGGATAAGTACCATAGTCTGCATTAAAGGCTTCTATAGCTGTTACTGCATTTTTAATATCACTTCTTACAGCATCTTTATAAGCACTTTGCTTATACTTGTTAAACTGTGGTAGAGCAATAGCTGCAAGAATAGCTATAATAGCAATAACAATCAGCAGTTCAATAAGAGTAAATCCTCCTTCTTTTTTACGCTTCTCTTGAAGATTTTTTTCAAATGCTTCCATGATAATTACCTCCTTCTAAGTTTTTTCTCAAATTTATATGAAATTTATATGCCAATTTTCAACTATTGGTTTAGTAGTGGTAATAAACCTATTTTCCTGAGAGACTGACAAATTTTGTTAAGTTATGTAAAATTTTTGTCAGTTGTTTTATGAGCTATACCATGTATATTTTAATGTAAATATCTTATATTTCCTGCAAAAGGACAAAGGGAGGATTAGTATGGAAATGCTTACAAAAGAAGAGATAGAAAAAATGATTAAAGAAGGAAAATCCTTAAAAGATATGGATTTTTCATTTACAGAGCTTGAAGGGATTGATTTTTCCGGACAGGATTTATCCGGTGCTGTTTTTACAGGTGCAGAGATAAGAAATGCAAACTTTGAAGGAGCTAATCTTGAAGGGGCTTTTATAGCCGATGCAGACTTTTCAGGGGTAAACTTTAAAAACGCAAATCTATCAAGGGCTATTTTGCAGAGGGTAAACCTCAGAGGTGCAAATTTTGAAAATGCAAACCTATTCAAAGTTCAGATGATGGTCTGTGATGCTTCAGGAGCAAACTTTACAAATGCAAACATTCAGCAGTCAAGACTTGAAAAAACAAAATTCAGAAGGGCAAAAATGGACAGAGCAGATATATCATATTCAAATATGAGATCAACAGATTTTCAGGAAGCGTCATTTATCGGAACAAAATTCAGCTACAGCGATCTGAGAAAATCACAGCTTCAAAAAGCATGGTTTGAAAATGTTGAAGCTGACGAAGTTATGGTTTACGGCAAAAAGCCTTGGCTTGAAGGATCAAAAGCAAAGCTGGATATAGAACAGATAAAAGCACCAAACTGGGACGATTAAAAATGAAAAAAATTTCACCTTCAAATATCATTCTTTTCCTGCTCCTTGGAGCAGGGTTTCTCTACTACCTTTATATAAAAGGACTTATCTTTGCAAATTTTGATAACCTAAATCCAAAAGATGCCTACACCCTCTTGCAGAAAGAAAAAGACAGAATAATACTCCTTGATGTCAGAACACCAGAAGAGGTAAAAACCGACGGTAAAATACCAGGGTCTGTTCTTATTCCTCTGGATCAGCTGCCTAACAAAATAGATAGGCTTGACAAAAATAAAAAAATCTTTGTTTACTGCAGGTCTGGAACAAGAAGCGTATCTGCCTCAAGGCTTTTATCATCTCTTGGTTTTAAGGTTTACAACATAAAGGGAGGAATAAATAGCTGGAAGTCTGAAGGACTGCCGGTTGAGTGATAATCACCAGTTTTTTACCCTTACAGAGTTTGCTATAACAAATGC
Above is a genomic segment from Persephonella sp. containing:
- a CDS encoding pentapeptide repeat-containing protein is translated as MEMLTKEEIEKMIKEGKSLKDMDFSFTELEGIDFSGQDLSGAVFTGAEIRNANFEGANLEGAFIADADFSGVNFKNANLSRAILQRVNLRGANFENANLFKVQMMVCDASGANFTNANIQQSRLEKTKFRRAKMDRADISYSNMRSTDFQEASFIGTKFSYSDLRKSQLQKAWFENVEADEVMVYGKKPWLEGSKAKLDIEQIKAPNWDD
- a CDS encoding rhodanese-like domain-containing protein, whose product is MKKISPSNIILFLLLGAGFLYYLYIKGLIFANFDNLNPKDAYTLLQKEKDRIILLDVRTPEEVKTDGKIPGSVLIPLDQLPNKIDRLDKNKKIFVYCRSGTRSVSASRLLSSLGFKVYNIKGGINSWKSEGLPVE
- a CDS encoding prepilin-type N-terminal cleavage/methylation domain-containing protein, yielding MEAFEKNLQEKRKKEGGFTLIELLIVIAIIAILAAIALPQFNKYKQSAYKDAVRSDIKNAVTAIEAFNADYGTYPNNGNCGPGPAQCDLTDGTNTMTNAINVSRNVTVTWTITANGCNDGSTQIQVQGSHSEIGNWTASYDSCTGQYTNF
- a CDS encoding prepilin-type N-terminal cleavage/methylation domain-containing protein; this encodes MNKRGFTIVELIVTLFIMMVLMGAVYFTYIKLLKGFKSESSKVETQIEKLVGVELIRLDLEHIGYGIAEDETSLIINWNSNNKTLTLRSTINNTRKETLGWFYVDCTGGTGCNATISSLPVKGQSYYVCFMDAIDKMSRGKGIVNVDQSGGLSFSSTPSGGSGKYIGFPVTEEVYNNIANGCNVGYCNIVQFALSNSNLPNYCNVNTYNLLRRVGAQAINESGGNPLINCVADYTVTFDLDTDGDGTVDQHGYSLPAVDKNGNGIDNDEIRTQLKRINFYILIQEGLKNPKYNFSNVKSCGADICINGIDVDLVLPDNYQYYNWKAIKISAKPMDL
- a CDS encoding prepilin-type N-terminal cleavage/methylation domain-containing protein → MIRKKSGFTLVELLVVIAIIAVLVSIAIIQYTNLKKSAYRNVVRNDLKNSLTMIIGFISSYKSFPSNGSCGPGPISCDLNDGYNTITNAINVSRDVIIEWRITQNGCSDGSTRIFLIGRHSELKNWTATFDSCSQKYTNF